The Terriglobales bacterium genomic interval CCGGAAGTTCGGGATCTCAGCGTCGCCGAAACGGATGGTCGCGGGAGGCTTGCCGCCGTTGTACGTGCGCCCGGCGTCGAGTATCTCCATGGCCTCCTGCGGGAACATCTCGGGAAAATCGGGGTTGGAGAGCGCCTGCGCTTCAGGTTCGCCGGTCGGCTCCACGGAGCGATAGCTGTGCTGATCCGTGATCAGCAGGTCGAGGTGCCGTCCCCAGCGCAGGGCGCGATAAGCCGTGAGGCTGCGCAGCGCTGCCAGGTTGTTCGGCTCGTCGCCGAGGCCGTTCTCGTCGAAGCGAGTGATCGGGGCAACGCTCACCTTCGGCTGCGTGAACCGGTCCAGCACCAGGCCTGCCGGCTGGCGGACGCGCGCCGGCTGATACTCGAACCAGGCCTGGTTCGCCGCCACCTTGCGGGTCTGTTCCGGGCGCGTCTTGCCTTCGAACTTCTGGAAGCTCTGCCAGCCCAGCCAGGAGAATTCATGGTTGTCCCACATGGGCACGAACGGCCAGCGGGCGCGGGCATCCTGCAGGTCCGGATCGGCCAGATAGGCGCGGTATACGGCGCGATAGTCGTCGAGCGAAACGGGAATGTGGAAGTCCGCGATCTTCTCGCCCTGCGGGTAACGCACAATGTCGCGCAAGCGGCGGTCGTACATGCCCTGCGGCCGGTCTTCCGGATACCAAACCATTTCGTAGATGAAGTCGCCGAGGTGCAGCACAAAGCCGAGCCGCTCGCTCTCGGGAGCGCGTTCGTCCTCGAAGATCATGCGGCGATAGGCGTTCTGCGCTGCCTGGTTAACGTTCTGGCAGCTCACAAAGGCAAAGCGCACCGGCCGCGGATCGTCATCGGCCGGCGCGGTGATGGTGCGGCCGATGCGGCTGCCGGCACCGTCGGCATCGGTGAAGCGGTACCAGTACACCCGTCCCGGCCGCAGGCCGCCGACCAGCACGCGACAGGTCCAGTCCGCTTCCGCCCTGGCGGCGGTCTCCGTGGTTGCCACAACCCGCGTGAACTCTGCGTCCTCGGCGACCTCGAGCGTGAGGTGAGCGGAGGTCGCGGCGCCTTTTGAGCCGACCGAGTAGCGTGTCCAAAGGACGACGCTGTCCGGCTGCGGATCTCCTGAGGCGACGCCCTCGACAAAACGCTCCCGTTGTTCCCGCCACTTAACGCGCGAGCGTGCCGCCGCCGGACCACACCAGGCCAGCGACGCCCCCATTGCCGTCGCCAGCGCGAGAAAATGTCGCCGTGTGATTTCGCTCATGGAGAGTTCCGCGCCTTCAACGTCCCGTGATGTTGGGACGGGAAGATTCTAGTCCTAGACGTACATGCGTCGCAGCATCTCGGCCGCGGTTTCGTCCAGCAGCTCGCTGCGGCGGAGGTCTTCGAAGCGGTCCAGCAGGTCCTCCGGGCGGAGGCGTCGCTTCTCCGCGCCGCGGTAGTCGTGCAGGATGCGTCCGCGGTACATCATGAGCAGGCGTGTACCCAGGCTGGCGGCCTGATGCATGGAGTGCGTGACCATGAGCGTGGTAAGCCGCTCGCGTGCGACGATCTCTTCCGTCAGACGGATGACCTGGTCGGCGCTGCGGGGATC includes:
- a CDS encoding alkaline phosphatase D family protein, which codes for MSEITRRHFLALATAMGASLAWCGPAAARSRVKWREQRERFVEGVASGDPQPDSVVLWTRYSVGSKGAATSAHLTLEVAEDAEFTRVVATTETAARAEADWTCRVLVGGLRPGRVYWYRFTDADGAGSRIGRTITAPADDDPRPVRFAFVSCQNVNQAAQNAYRRMIFEDERAPESERLGFVLHLGDFIYEMVWYPEDRPQGMYDRRLRDIVRYPQGEKIADFHIPVSLDDYRAVYRAYLADPDLQDARARWPFVPMWDNHEFSWLGWQSFQKFEGKTRPEQTRKVAANQAWFEYQPARVRQPAGLVLDRFTQPKVSVAPITRFDENGLGDEPNNLAALRSLTAYRALRWGRHLDLLITDQHSYRSVEPTGEPEAQALSNPDFPEMFPQEAMEILDAGRTYNGGKPPATIRFGDAEIPNFRRDQPPQTILGAEQKKWFLDRLRSSKATWKVWGNSLGTLDWRVDPQNLPPENGKRWPGAGYAGLGGGDHSAAYVERGDIYDLVRDAGIAGFAVVAADRHSFWAGLAAKALPPKAFEPVGVAFITASISAPGLVEAFEHRFPKKHPLRALFLADLPGEAKPHPTVNLLLHHGVRSCLEYQRTGDPARARGLSNPDLSPHLAFIDMSAHGYATVRLSDDAIECEFVCIPRPLERAPGSDGGPIRYRVSHRARLWKPGERPRLEQRILEGDPGLAI